A single region of the Arthrobacter sp. zg-Y820 genome encodes:
- a CDS encoding helix-turn-helix domain-containing protein — protein MGEKRFLTLADVGEVLNISSSQTYALVRSGELPAIQIGGRGQWRVESRVLEEFIADAYRRSAAVQRDDASERAASEQ, from the coding sequence GTGGGTGAGAAGCGGTTCCTGACACTGGCCGATGTCGGCGAGGTGTTGAACATATCCTCGTCACAGACATACGCCCTGGTGAGGTCGGGGGAACTCCCAGCCATCCAGATTGGCGGGCGGGGGCAGTGGCGGGTGGAATCCCGTGTCTTGGAGGAATTCATCGCCGACGCCTATCGCCGCTCTGCTGCCGTACAGCGCGACGACGCATCCGAAAGGGCCGCCTCCGAGCAGTAG
- the secA gene encoding preprotein translocase subunit SecA, with amino-acid sequence MASLLERVLRTGDKKTLKTLRNYADAINVLEDEYRGMSDAELRGETDRFKERYADGESLDDLLPEAFAAVREAAGRTLGMRHFDVQMMGGAALHLGNIAEMKTGEGKTLVATAPAYLNALTGRGVHIVTVNDYLAEYQSDLMGRVFRFLGMTSGCILSNQDPAVRREQYNADITYGTNNEFGFDYLRDNMAWSAAELVQRGHHFAIVDEVDSILIDEARTPLIISGAASGDVNRWYTEFSKVVQRLVLDTDYEVDEKKRTVGVLESGIEKVEDYLGISNLYESANTPLIGFLNNAIKAKELFKRDKDYVVLNGEVMIVDEHTGRILAGRRYNEGMHQAIEAKEGVTIKAENQTLATVTLQNYFRLYEKLAGMTGTAETEAAEFMSTYKLGVVPIPTNRPMARIDQPDLIYKNEIAKFDAVVQDIAERHAAGQPILVGTTSVEKSEYLSKQLAKAGIRHEVLNAKNHAREAAIVAQAGRKGAVTVATNMAGRGTDIMLGGNAEFNAISELERRGLDPSENPDEYEAAWPDALEKARKAVAAEQQEVIDLGGLYVLGTERHESRRIDNQLRGRSGRQGDPGESRFYLSLTDDLMRLFNSGAAERIMNSSSMPDDVALESKLVSKAIQNAQGQVEGRNAEQRKNVLKYDDVLNRQREAIYGDRRRILEGDDLQEKIGFFLEDVVTSIVNEATAEGHGDDWDYEQLWTNLKTLYPVGLTIDEVVDEAGGRAKVTREFLQEEILSDAKLAYQAREAALGAPAMRELERRVVLSVIGRKWQEHLYEMDYLKEGIGLRAMAQRDPLVEYQREGFVMFQTMTEAIREESIGYLFNAEVKVNPPAADVPPALAGLKDGRSVVGQPTITAAGLEAPQRPASLQFSAPNTEGGVETRVERAASAKPAKAGGKTGAAKTAGSAPAADAQGRKTPNAAPKKSKRRK; translated from the coding sequence GTGGCATCACTACTCGAACGGGTTCTTCGTACAGGCGATAAGAAGACGCTGAAGACGCTGCGCAACTACGCCGATGCGATCAACGTGCTCGAGGACGAGTACAGGGGCATGAGCGACGCCGAACTTCGGGGCGAGACCGACCGCTTCAAGGAACGCTACGCCGACGGCGAGAGCCTGGACGATCTGCTCCCGGAGGCCTTCGCCGCAGTCCGTGAAGCTGCCGGCCGCACGCTGGGCATGCGCCACTTCGACGTCCAGATGATGGGCGGCGCGGCCCTGCACCTGGGCAACATCGCCGAGATGAAGACCGGTGAGGGCAAGACCCTCGTCGCCACCGCTCCCGCATACCTCAACGCGCTGACCGGGCGAGGCGTGCACATCGTGACGGTCAACGACTACCTGGCCGAGTACCAGTCGGACCTGATGGGCCGCGTCTTCCGCTTCCTGGGCATGACCAGTGGCTGCATCCTGTCGAACCAGGACCCCGCAGTCCGCCGAGAGCAGTACAACGCGGACATCACCTACGGAACCAACAACGAGTTCGGCTTCGACTACCTGCGCGACAACATGGCCTGGAGCGCCGCCGAACTGGTCCAGCGCGGCCACCACTTCGCCATCGTTGATGAAGTGGACTCCATCCTCATCGATGAGGCCCGGACCCCGCTCATTATCTCCGGAGCCGCAAGCGGCGACGTCAACCGCTGGTACACCGAGTTCTCGAAGGTAGTGCAGCGCCTGGTCCTGGACACCGACTACGAGGTGGACGAAAAGAAGCGCACCGTGGGCGTGCTGGAATCCGGCATTGAGAAGGTCGAGGACTACCTGGGCATTTCCAACCTGTACGAGTCGGCGAATACGCCCCTCATCGGTTTCCTGAACAACGCCATCAAGGCAAAGGAACTGTTTAAGCGGGACAAGGACTATGTGGTCCTCAACGGCGAAGTCATGATCGTTGACGAACACACCGGACGCATCCTCGCCGGACGCCGCTACAACGAGGGCATGCACCAGGCCATTGAGGCCAAAGAGGGCGTGACCATTAAGGCCGAGAACCAGACGCTGGCCACGGTGACGCTGCAGAACTACTTCCGGCTCTACGAAAAGCTCGCCGGCATGACCGGAACGGCTGAGACTGAAGCGGCCGAGTTCATGAGCACGTACAAGCTCGGAGTGGTGCCCATTCCCACCAACCGGCCGATGGCCCGGATCGACCAGCCGGACCTGATCTACAAGAACGAAATCGCCAAGTTCGACGCCGTCGTCCAGGACATTGCCGAGCGCCACGCCGCCGGCCAGCCGATCCTGGTGGGCACCACCAGCGTCGAAAAGAGCGAGTACCTCTCCAAGCAGCTGGCCAAGGCCGGCATCCGGCACGAGGTCCTTAACGCCAAGAACCACGCCCGTGAAGCTGCCATCGTGGCCCAGGCCGGACGCAAGGGCGCCGTCACCGTCGCCACCAACATGGCCGGCCGAGGCACTGACATCATGCTCGGCGGCAACGCCGAGTTCAATGCCATCTCCGAACTGGAACGACGGGGACTGGATCCGAGCGAGAACCCGGATGAGTACGAAGCCGCCTGGCCGGACGCCCTCGAAAAGGCACGCAAGGCCGTGGCCGCTGAACAGCAGGAAGTCATTGACCTTGGCGGCCTCTACGTGCTGGGCACCGAACGGCACGAGTCCCGCCGCATCGACAACCAGCTCCGCGGCCGTTCCGGCCGTCAGGGAGACCCGGGGGAGTCACGCTTCTACCTGTCGCTGACCGACGACCTCATGCGGCTGTTCAACTCAGGCGCCGCCGAGCGGATCATGAACAGCTCGTCCATGCCCGACGACGTCGCACTGGAATCCAAGCTCGTCTCGAAAGCCATCCAGAATGCCCAGGGGCAGGTCGAGGGCCGGAACGCCGAGCAGCGCAAGAACGTCCTGAAGTACGACGACGTCCTGAACCGCCAGCGCGAAGCCATCTACGGCGACCGCCGCCGGATCCTGGAAGGCGATGATCTGCAGGAGAAAATCGGCTTCTTCCTGGAGGACGTTGTCACGTCAATCGTCAACGAAGCCACTGCCGAGGGGCACGGGGACGACTGGGACTACGAGCAGCTGTGGACCAACCTCAAGACCCTGTACCCGGTGGGCCTGACCATTGACGAAGTGGTCGACGAAGCCGGAGGACGCGCCAAGGTCACCCGGGAATTCCTGCAGGAGGAAATCCTCTCCGACGCGAAGCTGGCCTATCAGGCACGGGAGGCCGCGCTGGGCGCTCCCGCCATGCGCGAACTGGAGCGCCGCGTAGTGCTCTCCGTGATCGGGCGCAAATGGCAGGAACACCTCTACGAGATGGACTATCTCAAGGAGGGTATTGGCCTGCGCGCCATGGCGCAGCGCGATCCCCTGGTGGAGTACCAGCGCGAAGGTTTTGTCATGTTCCAGACCATGACCGAAGCCATCCGCGAGGAGTCCATTGGCTACCTGTTCAACGCAGAAGTGAAGGTGAACCCGCCGGCCGCTGACGTTCCTCCGGCTCTTGCCGGTCTGAAGGACGGCCGCAGTGTGGTCGGCCAGCCGACCATCACGGCTGCTGGTCTTGAAGCACCGCAGCGTCCCGCGAGCCTGCAGTTCTCTGCACCCAACACCGAAGGCGGCGTGGAGACCCGGGTGGAGCGGGCTGCATCCGCCAAACCGGCGAAAGCCGGCGGCAAGACAGGCGCAGCCAAGACCGCGGGTTCTGCACCGGCTGCGGATGCCCAGGGTCGAAAGACGCCGAATGCGGCTCCGAAGAAGTCCAAGCGCCGCAAGTAA
- a CDS encoding Rv3235 family protein yields MTTVITFPVQEAADELATASGAPRPLTVHRIPVTGYSPAGAPPVKLRPRQPAPQAAKPADSSPATQDQAHWHSTPEDDARVNAIARSVTQAALEVLGGTRPLQQMARWLDPPSFERLQLRANLVRSRELGAAGGTGSRAGTGAAARQGTRTMPVRLHRQVVIRCCRICPVSEGIYEASVVAAEQSRVRAAALRIELRRGLWKVTALEIG; encoded by the coding sequence ATGACCACCGTCATTACATTTCCAGTCCAAGAGGCAGCGGACGAGCTGGCCACCGCGTCGGGGGCTCCGCGTCCGCTCACCGTGCACCGCATTCCGGTTACAGGCTATTCGCCGGCCGGAGCTCCACCGGTCAAGCTGCGCCCCCGGCAGCCCGCCCCGCAGGCGGCTAAACCCGCCGATTCCAGCCCGGCGACGCAGGACCAGGCTCACTGGCACAGCACCCCTGAGGACGACGCGCGGGTGAACGCCATAGCCCGGTCCGTCACCCAAGCGGCGCTGGAAGTACTCGGCGGAACCCGGCCGCTTCAGCAGATGGCCCGGTGGCTCGATCCCCCGAGCTTCGAGCGTCTGCAGCTGCGCGCCAATCTGGTCCGCAGCAGGGAACTGGGTGCCGCAGGAGGGACCGGGTCCAGGGCTGGAACCGGGGCAGCCGCCAGGCAGGGAACGCGCACGATGCCGGTGCGCCTGCACCGGCAGGTCGTGATCCGCTGCTGCCGAATCTGCCCCGTCTCGGAAGGCATCTACGAAGCATCGGTCGTAGCGGCCGAACAAAGCAGAGTCCGCGCCGCGGCTCTTCGTATAGAGCTGCGGCGCGGACTCTGGAAGGTCACGGCCCTGGAGATCGGTTAG
- a CDS encoding chromosome partitioning protein codes for MNIPVVTVGNGVTNLVGDLERLHGPVTVVRRCAELSELIAACQSGIARAAIVADDAGEVTAALAERLAATGVALLVLADEEGSQQRLDALSIAHAPRGSAAELLSDLVSDAVGRMDGRSASTLLADPSAALRTWSLDAAGAPDRGAGRGDSAAGRTNARTDGGEDGDRGQESGDDIRAAGTVVAVWGPTGAPGRTTVAVNFAAEAAADGKTVLLVDADTYGSSVAASLGLLDESAGVAQACRLADQGLLDPQSLLRSTLSVSLKGQRLLVLTGITRSDRWIELRPTALGLVLEQARKVADLIVIDCGFSLEADEELSFDTLAPRRNGATLRALELADTVYAVGAADSVGVPRLVRALAELEAAVPGSAPKVVLNKVRSAAVGRSPERQLSDAWERFGPGIPVTAFLPADFSTVDAALLAGSALLETAPSSPLRHAIAALANVRVSSRRRSKRVMSAAK; via the coding sequence ATGAATATTCCGGTCGTGACGGTGGGCAACGGTGTCACCAACCTGGTCGGGGACCTGGAGCGACTTCACGGGCCGGTCACTGTGGTCCGCCGCTGCGCCGAGCTGTCAGAACTGATCGCAGCTTGCCAGAGCGGCATCGCCCGGGCGGCGATCGTGGCCGACGACGCCGGCGAGGTCACCGCCGCCCTTGCCGAGCGTCTTGCCGCCACCGGCGTGGCCCTGCTCGTGCTGGCGGATGAGGAAGGCTCCCAACAGCGCCTCGATGCGCTGAGCATCGCCCACGCTCCCCGCGGATCCGCCGCCGAACTGCTCTCGGACCTGGTGTCAGACGCAGTGGGCCGGATGGACGGCCGCAGTGCCTCCACGCTGCTGGCCGATCCCTCGGCAGCACTGCGCACCTGGTCGCTCGATGCCGCCGGAGCCCCCGACCGCGGAGCGGGGCGGGGCGACTCTGCCGCCGGCAGGACCAACGCCAGGACCGACGGCGGAGAGGACGGCGACCGGGGACAGGAGTCCGGGGATGACATCCGGGCTGCGGGAACCGTTGTCGCAGTCTGGGGGCCGACGGGCGCGCCGGGACGAACGACGGTGGCCGTGAACTTTGCAGCGGAAGCCGCAGCGGACGGAAAGACAGTGCTGCTGGTTGACGCCGACACCTATGGATCCTCCGTCGCCGCGAGCCTGGGGCTGCTGGACGAATCCGCAGGCGTGGCCCAGGCCTGCCGGCTGGCCGACCAGGGCCTGCTCGACCCGCAGTCACTGCTCCGCAGCACGCTTAGCGTGTCGCTGAAAGGGCAGCGGCTCTTGGTGCTCACCGGGATCACGCGCTCGGACCGCTGGATCGAGTTGCGACCCACCGCCTTGGGCCTGGTCCTGGAGCAGGCACGCAAGGTGGCCGACCTGATCGTCATAGATTGCGGATTCAGCTTGGAAGCCGATGAGGAGTTGAGCTTCGACACCCTGGCGCCGCGCCGGAACGGCGCCACGCTGCGGGCCCTGGAACTGGCCGATACCGTGTATGCCGTCGGGGCGGCAGACTCGGTGGGCGTTCCACGACTGGTCCGGGCGCTCGCCGAATTGGAAGCGGCAGTACCGGGCTCGGCACCCAAGGTGGTGCTGAACAAGGTCCGTTCCGCCGCCGTCGGGCGCTCCCCGGAGCGGCAGCTGAGTGATGCCTGGGAGAGGTTCGGACCCGGAATACCGGTTACCGCGTTCCTGCCCGCTGACTTCTCCACCGTGGACGCCGCACTGCTTGCGGGTTCCGCACTGCTGGAAACGGCGCCGTCCTCGCCCCTTCGGCACGCAATCGCTGCGCTCGCCAACGTCAGGGTGTCCTCCCGGCGCCGTTCCAAGCGGGTGATGTCCGCTGCAAAGTGA